TGGAAGTTTTAGTGGATGTATTACTCTTTGTTCTATTATTCTCAACTTGTTTACTAATTACAGGTCATTTTTTCAGTAAAATTCTGCGCCTTAACCGTCAGCAGACGGCCGTGATGAAGAACAGCATCGTCCTGATCAACTCAGGAAACTATGGATTGCCTGTCAGCCAGCTGGTCTTCCATGCGGATCCGCTCGGAGTTTCGATACAAATTGTCCTGATCGTCTATCAAAACCTGCTGACCTATTCATATGGCCTGTATAACCTGGTTGCCTCAACTCAATCGGGCACCGAGATTGTGAAGCAGTTTCTCAGGATGCCGATTATTCATGCGCTTTGGCTTGGAGCGCTGCTCAATCTGGCAGATATAAGGCTGCCCCAATTTGTTGAGCTGCCGATCAGCCATCTTTCGGATGCTTTCATTGCCATCGCATTAATCACGCTGGGCGCACAGTTGGCGCAAATTCAAGTGAAGTCGCTGTGGAACCGCCTCATTTTCCTCAGTGCGCTTGGCCGTCTTATCATTTCACCAGTTGCGGCGCTGTTATTAATTTTGCTGTTACAGATAGACGGTGTAACAGCGCAGTCATTGTGGATCGCAAGCTCGTTTCCTACGTCAAGGAACAGTTCCACGCTGGCGCTTGAGTACGATGTAGAATCCGAACTTGCGGCCCAAATTGTACTTTTTAACACTGTAGCCAGCAGTTTTACAGTAGGTGTAGTGATTTATCTTTCGTCTTTATTGTTTGGGTAGGGTCAGCAGCGGCTGCATGAATACAGGTCAGATGCACGCCTTTGGCCGGCAAGGAATTTGACAGGTGCATATTGAGAATCTTCTGCTTACAAAGAATCGCAGCCAAACCGACCTGACTTTTTGTCCAGAATATGTCCATCTGCCGGCAACTTTAAACCTATCAATCTAAATGGTAAATATTCGTATTGAAAATTTGTCGAATCATGCTATACTGATAGCATTCAGTTAAATAAGACTCATATAATCACGGGAATATGGCCCGTAAGTTTCTACCGGTTTACCGTAAATGAACCGCCTATGGGGAGAATGAAAAGCAGCTTTTTTTGTCGTTTGACGGAAAAATGCTTTTTCATTTTTACAAGCGTACACGCCGCTCTCTCATAGTGTTATATGGGAGTAGGGCGTATACGCTTTTTTTATTCGTAAAATTGAAGGGAGCACAACAGCGTGGAGTTGCTAAAAGACAAGATTCGACAAGAAGGTAAAGTATTATCGGAAGAGGTACTGAAGGTTGATTCATTTTTGAATCATCAAATCGATCCATTACTGATGCAGGAAATCGGCAAAGAGTTCGTGCGACGTTTCAGCGAACATAACATCACGAAAATCATCACGATTGAATCTTCAGGAATTGCTCCTGCAACAATGGCGGGAATGATTTTAGGGGTGCCTGTAGTGTTTGCCAGAAAACGCAAATCTTTAACGCTGACGGATCATTTGTACTCCGCAAAAGTGTATTCATTCACAAAGAAAGAAACCAGTGATATTTCGGTTTCAAAAGATTTCATAACGAAAGAAGATACCGTCCTGTTAATTGATGATTTCCTTGCAAATGGTCAAGCGGCACTTGGGCTGATAGATATTGCACAACAGGCGGGGGCGACAATCGCGGGAGTTGGAATTGTCATTGAAAAATGTTTTCAGCAAGGCGGAGACTTGATACGTAAAACAGGAGTGCGCCTGGAATCATTGGCAGAGCTTCAATCTCTGCAGAACGGCCAGGTCCAGTTCGTCGGGGAGGAAACTGACTGATGAAAACTACGCTTCTTGGTTTTCAGCATTTACTGGCAATGTATGCAGGTGCAGTATTGGTGCCGCTCATCGTTGGAACGCAGATTGGGTTAACGCCGACACAGCTTACTTATCTGGTTTCAATTGATATATTGATGTGCGGTGTAGCGACCTTGTTACAAATATCACGCAATAAGTATTTTGGAATCGGATTGCCCGTTGTTCTAGGCTGTACGTTCACAGCAGTCGGTCCGATGATTTTAATTGGCAATGACTATGGTATATCCGCAATTTACGGTGCGGTTATGGCTTCGGGGGCAATTATCTTTGTAATCAGCCGATTTTTCGGAAGTCTTGTGAAGTTTTTCCCTCCAATCGTCACTGGTTCCGTTGTGACGATCATCGGAATCACTTTAATTCCTGTTGCCATCAATAATATGGGCGGCGGACAGGGTGCCGAGGATTTCGGTTCGATGACCAATATCAGTTTGGCTTTCGGTACGTTATTATTCATCGTGCTGATGTTCAGGTTCACGTCAGGATTTATGCAGTCCATTGCAATTCTGCTAGGGCTGGTCGGCGGTACGCTTGCAGCAGTATTACTCGGCATTGTGGACTTTTCGAATGTGCAGGATGCTTCTTACGTGCATATGGTGATGCCGTTTTATTTGGCAACACCGACATTCCACTTCCTGCCCATTGCGATTATGACACTCGTGGCAATGGTGTCACTTGTGGAATCAACAGGTGTATATTTTGCACTCGGTGATATTTGTGAAGAAGAAATTGATCAGAAAAAATTGGAAAGAGGGTATCGTGCGGAAGGGCTGGCTTCAGTGATCGGCGGTATTTTCAACGCTTTCCCTTATACAACGTTCTCTCAAAATGTCGGTCTGATGCAATTATCCGGTGTGAAGTCACGCCGTGTGATATTGGTGACGGCTATTATGCTGATTTCACTGGGCTTTCTGCCAAAAGTTGCTGCACTGGCAACGATCATCCCCAATGCGGTTCTTGGCGGGGCGATGGTGGCAATGTTCGGAATGGTCGTCTCGCAAGGAATCAAGATGCTCAGTCCTGTCATTTCGATAAGCCAGGACAATGCAATGATCGTCGCATGTTCTGTCGGCATCGGCCTTGGCGTTGCAGTAGTGCCGGATCTGTTTAATGAATTACCGAAAAACTTGCAAATTTTAACAAGCAACGGAATTGTGCTCGGCAGTATTACAGCGATCTTCCTGAATATCATTTTCAATATGACGCCTTCTAAGAAAAGACAAGCTGCTGAAAAAGCTGACACTCCAAAAACGATGCCTCTTAGCATGAAAGAAGGACCGGCTTCTGTTCTGGCAAGCGCAACAGCAGACCATAAATAACTAAAGCGGATGGGACATAAGCAGGTAATTCAGTGTGATTTCCCATTAGTAAATTAACACCGCGTAAAACCAGAGTTCGTACAACTTGGTTTTACGCGGTTTTTTTATTTGAGTGCGTGCAGCCTCAAACTCTTTTATATCGCTTACACCCGATGCTCTTCATAACGGTGCGGCACGGTCGCTTTTATTAACTGTTTCAATATCTCGGGGTCTGTCGGTGTGTCATATGCCTGCAATGACTCCCGCAGCTGCTCCGGCGTTCTGGAGCCGATCAGCGCAGAGGCTGCAACAGGCTCTTTAAGCGCGAAGGCAAGGGCATAGGCATGCAGGTTATCGGTTTGATCAAAAAGTGTTTTTACGGTTTGCTGCAAATCTGACGATGTATAAGACGCGAAACCGTCAGTTTTCTGTATGCGCTTCATTCCTTCTGCTGTCAGTAATCCTTTTGCCAATGTTCCGCGTGTGACAACAGACGCGCCGTGTTCTGCAATCAGCGGGAAATACTCTTCAGGACGGCGGTCTAACAAATTATATTGCATCATGACAGAAACGGCATTACTGCTGCGCAGGAAACGGTCGATGACAGCCGGCCGAATGCTTGATATGCCGTATTCACGAATGACACCTTCTTTCTTCAGCGTCTCAAACGCCTCAATTGTTTCATCCGCATCGTCTTCCATTGTACCGCCATGGAGCTGGTACAGGTCGATATAATCAAGCTGCAGCCGCTGCAGGCTCTGTTTAACCGCGTCCATAATATGTTCTCTGGAGGGATCCCATGTCCAAGACTCCCCTTCAGATGTCCACTTATTTCCTGCTTTTGTTGCAATGACCAGATCCTGACGCTTTTCTTTCAGCACGTTTCCTATAAGTTCTTCGTTCGTTCCTTTATTATACAGATCTGCTGTATCAAAGTAGTTGATGCCGCTCTCGATCGCTTCATCCAGGACTGAACGAGCCGCTTCGAGTTCGGCCGGCAGCGACATGCATCCTAAACCGAGTTCAGAAACAAGCAGATCACTGGAACCGATTGTACGCTTCTTCATGTGCTTCACTCCTTTAGCTTTCATGGTACAATGAAAGCAGGAAAGAAAACCAATGGAAAGGGTTGGGTGCTGAATGAAGTTTGAAGAACGGACCCTCTCAACAAAACAGATATTTGCAGGCAAAATCATTTCGCTGCAAGTGGATGAAGTAGAACTGCCTGATGGAAAACTTGCGAAAAGAGAGTTAGTGAAACACCCTGGTGCCGTTGCAATTATCGCCTTGACTGAAGATAAAAAGATCGTGCTGGTGGAACAGTTCAGAAAGGCGCTTGAACGAACGATGCTGGAGATTCCCGCTGGTAAAATCGAACCCGGTGAAGAGCCGGAACTCACCGCCAGACGGGAACTGGAAGAAGAGACGGGATACCGTGCAAAATCATTCAAATATTTGCAGACATTCTCCACGTCTCCCGGATTTGCCGATGAAATTATTCACTTGTACATAGCGGAGAATCTCGTTAGGATTGAACATCCTGCAGCCGGCGATGAAGATGAATTCATCGAAGTGCTGGAAGTATCCGTAAAAGAAGCGGAAGAACTGATTGCGAACGAACGGATTTATGATGCCAAGACAGTTGCTGCAGTCTGGTATGTAAAAAACCTATAAATGATTGAGCTATTTTAGATCGGACAAGCATATGTTGTAGAAACGATGCGGAGGTGTCCTATTTATGGCTCGATCATTGTCTTTTATCTATTTGTTCGTTATACTCGCAATCAGTTATATAGGAGGAGCTTTATTATTCAGGGAGTGGCCGGTCACTTCACTTGAACAGATCGTCGGTTTATACGATCAGCGTGTAGTAATGGGAGCTGAAGCGGCTTTATGGTCACCTGTAGCTGTGACATTGAGCTTTGTAGTGCTCGCCATCATTCTGTCAAAATATAAAAGGGTCCGTTTTATGACTATGTTTCTAGGTGCGGTTAAATGCACCCTTTTTGGCTTGTCGTCCACCTATTTACTGTCGACAGGCTTGAAACTGTTAACGTACACGGTTTGGTGGTTCCCATTCCAGCTGATCAGCTGTTTGCTGTTTCTTATATTATGCACAGTTCTGAACCCGCCATTTTTTGTCGCACCGGCCGTCAGGAAAGACCGTCCGCTAACGGCAGTGCCGCTTCTGATTGGCTTACTGCTGATCACGCAGCTGCTGGAACTATCGGTCTTTCATTTCATAAAGTAATTTCCTCTATACCACATTATGAACGGAACGTTTCCTTTCTATTGTCATCTGGAACGACAGTTTGGTATAATGGAATCAATTTGAGGGGGGCGTCGTATGGAGAGCCGAATTGAACGAATCAAGAAGCAATTGCACGGGGCCAGCTACAAGTTGACGCCTCAGCGTGAAGCGACTGTAGCAGTTCTTCTGGAAAATGAAGAAGACCATTTAAGTGCAGAAGACGTTTTCTTGCTTGTGAAAGAAAAAGCACCCGATATCGGTCTTGCGACTGTATATCGCACATTGGAATTATTAACCGAACTGAAGGTTGTCGATAAAATTAACTTTGGAGATGGTGTGGCGCGCTATGACTTGCGTGAGGAAGGGGCAGCCCGTTTCCACCATCACTTGATTTGCCTTGAATGCGGAACAGTCGATGAAATTCAAGAAGACTTACTTGGCGAAGTGGAAAAAGTCGTGGAAGGCCGGTATGGATTCACGGTGAAAGATCACTGGCTGACATTTCACGGGATTTGTAAACGCTGTAAAGCCAAGGATGAACAGCCAGAGAAAGAAAATGACGACAAAGGGATGGCCTAAGCGCTGTCCTTTTTTAGTTTTTACATAGAAAGGAGGCTGCGTCATGAGAGATGCAAAGTTTGCTTTAGAAGATTATGTGCATTTTCTCACTGTGGAAAGGCAGCTCGCTCAAAATACAGTAAAATCGTATGAGCGAGATCTCACAGCCTACTTGCGATTCATAGAAAGCCTGTCAGTGGAAACACTCGATGCGATTGATCGGGCAACAGTTCTGCAATATTTACAGAAACTGAAAGACAGCGGGAAATCGAGCCGCACATTATCCAGGCATATTTCGTCCATTCGTTCTTTCCATCAATTTTTAGTGAGAGAGCAAGTGACTACGCATGATTGTACAATTCATATCGAATTGCCGAAAATCGAACAAAAATTGCCGGATATTCTTTCCATTCCTGAAATAGAGCGGCTGATTGACGCGGTAGATGGCAACACTTTTCAAGGAATGCGTGATATTGCGTTACTGGAATTGTTATATGGAACAGGAATGAGGGTAAGTGAATTGATAGCGATTGATTTGGCTGATCTTCACCTGACAATGGGGTTTGTCCGGGTTTTTGGAAAAGGAAGCAAGGAGCGGATTGTGCCGCTGGGACGCGGAGCGGTTGAGGCCTGCACAAAATATCTGAATGAAGCCCGGCCCGGCCTGACCGGTGATACGGAAGCATTATTCCTCAACATGCATGGAAGACGGCTGACGAGACAGGGCTGCTGGAAAATCCTGAAAGAGGCAGGGGAGAAGGCGTACATTCAAAAAGCCATTACTCCACATTTATTGCGGCATTCATTCGCCACTCATTTGATTGAAAACGGAGCCGACTTGCGCGCGGTTCAGGAAATGCTCGGTCATGCGGACATTTCTACTACACAGCTGTATACGCATGTCAGCAAAAAACGCCTGAAAGATGTGTATAGCATGTACCATCCCCGGGCGTAAACTATTATTACTGGAGGTTTTTATATGGAAAAATTACGTTATAACCGGATTCATTTAATCGTGCTTGATTCAGTAGGCATTGGCGAAGCACCGGACGCGGAGGCATTCGGCGACGTCGGCTCCAATACTCTCGGCCATATCGGTGAAGAAATGGATGGGCTGAATATGCCGAACCTTGAACGTCTGGGACTTGCTAATATTGCACCGATAAAAGGACTTTCACCGCAAAAAGAAGCACAGGCGTATTATACCAAAATGGAAGAAGCATCTGTCGGGAAAGATACGATGACGGGGCACTGGGAGATTATGGGCTTGCTGATCGATAAGCCGTTTAAAGTGTATCCAAATGGCTTCCCGAAAGAATTGATCGATGAGCTTGAACTGAAGACCAGCAGAAAAGTTATCGGCAATAAACCGGCCAGCGGAACTGAAATTATCGAAGAACTCGGTGAGGAGCATATGCAGACCGGTGCAATCATTGTCTATACATCGGCGGACCCTGTAATGCAGATCGCAGCACATGAAGATGTCATTCCCATTGAAGAGCAGTACCGCATTTGTGAAATCGCCAGGGAACTTACATTGCAGCCTGAATACCTCGTTGGCCGCATCATTGCACGTCCGTTCATCGGGGAGCCTGGTGCGTTCACGCGCACAACAAACCGTCATGATTATGCATTAAAGCCATTTGGAAAAACGGTGATGAACGAGTTAAAGGATGGCGGCTACGACGTTATCGCAATCGGCAAAATCGCTGATATTTATAACGGTGAAGGGATAACGGAAGCTGTGCGCACGACAGGAAATATGGACGGCGTGGACAAGTTGGTATCCGTGATGCAAAAAGAATTTGAAGGTTTGAGTTTTGTCAATTTGGTGGACTTCGATGCCCTCTACGGACACCGGAGAGACCCGATCGGCTATGGTAAAGCGCTTGAGGAATTCGATGCGCGCATGCCGGAAATTTTGGCAGCGTTGAAACCGAATGATTTGTTAATCATTACTGCAGATCACGGCAATGACCCGATTCATGAAGGAACAGATCATACGAGAGAGTACGTGCCGCTGCTCGTTTATTCACCGTCCCATAACGGAGGGGGCAGCCTGCCGATCCGCAAGACATTCTCAGATATCGGCGCAACGATTGCGGATAACTTCAGAGTGAACAGACCCGAGCACGGCGAAAGTTTTTTATCTTCAGTAGCCGGGGAGGACTGACATCATGATGCGTATGGTAGATATCATTGAAAAAAAGCGTGACGGCGAAGAACTGTCCAAACAAGAAATTGAGTTTTTCGTGACAGGCTATACTGACGGCACAATTCCTGATTACCAGGCAAGCGCCTTTCTGATGGCCATTTATTTCCGAAAAATGACAGCGGAAGAACAAGGTCATTTGACGATGGCTATGTCGGAATCAGGCGATCAGATTGATCTGTCTGCTATAGAAGGCGTGAAAGTGGATAAACACTCTACCGGCGGCGTAGGAGATACAACGACGCTAATTCTCGCACCTCTTGTGGCTGCATGCGGTGTGCCCGTTGCTAAAATGAGCGGCCGCGGTCTCGGTCATACCGGGGGAACGCTTGATAAGCTGGAGGCGATTGAAGGTTTCCATGTAGAAATTTCAACCGAACAATTTATTCAGCAAGTGAATGATTTGAAAATCGCTGTCATTGGACAAAGCGGCAATTTAACGCCGGCAGATAAAAAGCTGTACGCGCTGCGGGATGTCACAGCGACAGTAAACAGCATTCCGCTTATCGCGAGCTCTATTATGAGTAAAAAGCTTGCGGCGGGTGCGGACGCTATTGTATTGGATGTGAAAACCGGTGCCGGAGCATTCATGAAGACGCTGGAAGACTC
The Sporosarcina sp. P33 genome window above contains:
- a CDS encoding AEC family transporter encodes the protein MEYLLIVFINVITPMLILLAIGVVLQIKFTFNVKALGNILTYCLIPAAVFMNLYHTVIDVEVLVDVLLFVLLFSTCLLITGHFFSKILRLNRQQTAVMKNSIVLINSGNYGLPVSQLVFHADPLGVSIQIVLIVYQNLLTYSYGLYNLVASTQSGTEIVKQFLRMPIIHALWLGALLNLADIRLPQFVELPISHLSDAFIAIALITLGAQLAQIQVKSLWNRLIFLSALGRLIISPVAALLLILLLQIDGVTAQSLWIASSFPTSRNSSTLALEYDVESELAAQIVLFNTVASSFTVGVVIYLSSLLFG
- a CDS encoding xanthine phosphoribosyltransferase, encoding MELLKDKIRQEGKVLSEEVLKVDSFLNHQIDPLLMQEIGKEFVRRFSEHNITKIITIESSGIAPATMAGMILGVPVVFARKRKSLTLTDHLYSAKVYSFTKKETSDISVSKDFITKEDTVLLIDDFLANGQAALGLIDIAQQAGATIAGVGIVIEKCFQQGGDLIRKTGVRLESLAELQSLQNGQVQFVGEETD
- a CDS encoding nucleobase:cation symporter-2 family protein, which produces MKTTLLGFQHLLAMYAGAVLVPLIVGTQIGLTPTQLTYLVSIDILMCGVATLLQISRNKYFGIGLPVVLGCTFTAVGPMILIGNDYGISAIYGAVMASGAIIFVISRFFGSLVKFFPPIVTGSVVTIIGITLIPVAINNMGGGQGAEDFGSMTNISLAFGTLLFIVLMFRFTSGFMQSIAILLGLVGGTLAAVLLGIVDFSNVQDASYVHMVMPFYLATPTFHFLPIAIMTLVAMVSLVESTGVYFALGDICEEEIDQKKLERGYRAEGLASVIGGIFNAFPYTTFSQNVGLMQLSGVKSRRVILVTAIMLISLGFLPKVAALATIIPNAVLGGAMVAMFGMVVSQGIKMLSPVISISQDNAMIVACSVGIGLGVAVVPDLFNELPKNLQILTSNGIVLGSITAIFLNIIFNMTPSKKRQAAEKADTPKTMPLSMKEGPASVLASATADHK
- a CDS encoding aldo/keto reductase, with translation MKKRTIGSSDLLVSELGLGCMSLPAELEAARSVLDEAIESGINYFDTADLYNKGTNEELIGNVLKEKRQDLVIATKAGNKWTSEGESWTWDPSREHIMDAVKQSLQRLQLDYIDLYQLHGGTMEDDADETIEAFETLKKEGVIREYGISSIRPAVIDRFLRSSNAVSVMMQYNLLDRRPEEYFPLIAEHGASVVTRGTLAKGLLTAEGMKRIQKTDGFASYTSSDLQQTVKTLFDQTDNLHAYALAFALKEPVAASALIGSRTPEQLRESLQAYDTPTDPEILKQLIKATVPHRYEEHRV
- a CDS encoding NUDIX hydrolase, which produces MKFEERTLSTKQIFAGKIISLQVDEVELPDGKLAKRELVKHPGAVAIIALTEDKKIVLVEQFRKALERTMLEIPAGKIEPGEEPELTARRELEEETGYRAKSFKYLQTFSTSPGFADEIIHLYIAENLVRIEHPAAGDEDEFIEVLEVSVKEAEELIANERIYDAKTVAAVWYVKNL
- a CDS encoding Fur family transcriptional regulator — encoded protein: MESRIERIKKQLHGASYKLTPQREATVAVLLENEEDHLSAEDVFLLVKEKAPDIGLATVYRTLELLTELKVVDKINFGDGVARYDLREEGAARFHHHLICLECGTVDEIQEDLLGEVEKVVEGRYGFTVKDHWLTFHGICKRCKAKDEQPEKENDDKGMA
- the xerD gene encoding site-specific tyrosine recombinase XerD, whose protein sequence is MRDAKFALEDYVHFLTVERQLAQNTVKSYERDLTAYLRFIESLSVETLDAIDRATVLQYLQKLKDSGKSSRTLSRHISSIRSFHQFLVREQVTTHDCTIHIELPKIEQKLPDILSIPEIERLIDAVDGNTFQGMRDIALLELLYGTGMRVSELIAIDLADLHLTMGFVRVFGKGSKERIVPLGRGAVEACTKYLNEARPGLTGDTEALFLNMHGRRLTRQGCWKILKEAGEKAYIQKAITPHLLRHSFATHLIENGADLRAVQEMLGHADISTTQLYTHVSKKRLKDVYSMYHPRA
- the deoB gene encoding phosphopentomutase, coding for MEKLRYNRIHLIVLDSVGIGEAPDAEAFGDVGSNTLGHIGEEMDGLNMPNLERLGLANIAPIKGLSPQKEAQAYYTKMEEASVGKDTMTGHWEIMGLLIDKPFKVYPNGFPKELIDELELKTSRKVIGNKPASGTEIIEELGEEHMQTGAIIVYTSADPVMQIAAHEDVIPIEEQYRICEIARELTLQPEYLVGRIIARPFIGEPGAFTRTTNRHDYALKPFGKTVMNELKDGGYDVIAIGKIADIYNGEGITEAVRTTGNMDGVDKLVSVMQKEFEGLSFVNLVDFDALYGHRRDPIGYGKALEEFDARMPEILAALKPNDLLIITADHGNDPIHEGTDHTREYVPLLVYSPSHNGGGSLPIRKTFSDIGATIADNFRVNRPEHGESFLSSVAGED